In Vicia villosa cultivar HV-30 ecotype Madison, WI unplaced genomic scaffold, Vvil1.0 ctg.000058F_1_1, whole genome shotgun sequence, one genomic interval encodes:
- the LOC131623191 gene encoding uncharacterized protein LOC131623191, translating to MSQQSIPQSSSKVSTFAVRDQDASNVPINPSEILEVTPLQMISQSSVPPSRVNHTKDGQTEEKEPEKTHADKVINLDDLSNDDLAASINPSIARRLMRRKGKQVVAEDSQKKRAVAKPASVGPKKPWSKVVPKKRKARRIAENESDSDVVVDVNDIHPKKKVSTSKLASSSPEVPIDNISFHYPSSVLRWKFVYQKRLALERELTQSALEYEEIMHLIHEAGLMKIVTQLSKCYKVLVKEFIVNLHEDYGNKETKEYFKVCVRGKCVNFSPTVINKFLERSNEAQPELEVSDNQMCKEITAGQVKTWPVKGKLTASKLSVKYAILHKIGAANWVPTQHKSTISAILGTHVHDVVTTSAGPSKESTIMSKAAMIAMLRETCKELESRKLALKKLISSLETNEGAKSANSDVEEQGEDDGGSDSEIEKEASPDDGTDESVGLGSSESED from the exons ATGTCTCAACAGTCTATCCCTCAATCTTCAtcaaaagtatccactttcgctGTTCGTGATCAAGACGCTTCGAATGTTCCCATTAACCCTAGTGAGATTCTTGAGGTCACCCCTTTGCAGATG ATTTCTCAATCATCTGTCCCTCCCTCTAGGGTAAACCACACTAAAGATGGTCAAACTGAAGAAAAAGAACCAGAGAAGACTCACGCTGACAAAGTAATCAACCTTGATGATCTCTCTAATGATGACCTGGCTGCTTCTATCAATCCAAGCATAGCCAGAAGGCTAATGAGGaggaaaggaaagcaagttgtAGCTGAGGACTCTCAGAAGAAAAGGGCAGTGGCTAAGCCCGCTTCTGTTGGACCCAAAAAACCATGGAGCAAAGTGGTGCCTAAGAAAAGAAAGGCCAGAAGGATTGCTGAGAATGAGTCAGATTCTGATGTTGTTGTGGATGTCAATGACATTCATCCCAAGAAGAAGGTCTCTACTAGCAAGCTTGCTTCTAGTTCCCCTGAAGTACCTATTGATAACATTTCCTTTCACTATCCCTCCAGTGTACTCAGATGGAAATTTGTCTATCAGAAAAGACTGGCCTTAGAGAGAGAACTTACTCAGAGTGCTCTTGAGTATGAAGAGATTATGCATCTTATTCATGAGGCTGGTCTGATGAAAATTGTGACTCAACTCTCTAAGTGTTATAAAGTCCTTGTGAAGGAGTTCATTGTGAACCTACATGAAGATTATGGCAATAAGGAAACTAAGGAGTATTTTAAAGTGTGTGTCAGGGGAAAATGTGTTAACTTCTCTCCCACTGTGATCAACAAATTTTTGGAAAGGTCAAATGAAGCTCAACCAGAGCTGGAAGTGTCTGATAATCAAATGTGCAAAGAAATTACCGCTGGACAAGTGAAGACATGGCCTGTCAAAGGGAAACTGACTGCGAGCAAACTAAGTGTGAAGTATGCTATACTTCATAAGATTGGAGCTGCCAACTGGGTGCCAACTCAACACAAGTCAACAATTTCTGCTATCCTAG GAACACATGTTCATGATGTTGTCACAACATCAGCTGGACCATCCAAAGAGAGCACAATTATGAGTAAAGCTGCCATGATTGCAATGCTCAGAGAGACATGTAAGGAGCTGGAGTCCAGAAAATTGGCTCTTAAAAAATTGATCAGCTCCCTTGAAACAAATGAAGGAGCTAAGTCTGCAAATAGTGATGTGGAGGAACAGGGTGAAGATGATGGTGGATCAGATAGTGAGATTGAGAAAGAAGCCAGTCCTGATGATGGCACTGATGAAAGTGTTGGACTCGGTAGCTCTGAGTCTGAAGACTGA